A window of the Lolium perenne isolate Kyuss_39 chromosome 7, Kyuss_2.0, whole genome shotgun sequence genome harbors these coding sequences:
- the LOC127301689 gene encoding uncharacterized protein — protein sequence MDSPSAPPSLLLSLRALPCGGSSRRSIRLLSKQRLQQRLRSPGAAVVSKLATRRPEAGRLGWTDGLACRCSYDPGNGLPGPPPPPSPPGESVDEWPVLGRWDVPWQWPTVSLTMVACAVSSLVTGKVGQSVLEYVGYQAGEATIDEKAGVLFLEQLNVTTVAIAVIFGITNTFRPFSDDILRYDFKEPFKLQNGWLLWAGIGLFFALISIALAGSAMTFLNGENTQRETDSLVLLLPLIGSSNISTACLLGITGVLAPILEETVFRGFLLVSLTMWFSTPVSILITAAVFALAHLTPGEFPQLFVLGVALGFSYSQTRNLLTPITIHAVWNSGVILLLTFLQLQGYNIKELLQAS from the exons ATGGATTCGCCGTCGGCTCCGCCCTCTCTCCTCCTCAGCCTCCGCGCGCTGCCCTGCGGCGGCAGCAGCAGAAGGTCCATCCGCCTCCTCTCGAAGCAGAGGCTGCAGCAACGATTACGTTCGCCAGGAGCCGCGGTGGTGAGCAAGCTCGCGACGCGGCGGCCAGAGGCAGGCCGTCTGGGGTGGACGGACGGATTGGCGTGCCGCTGCTCCTACGATCCAGGAAACGGGCtgcccgggcctcctcctcctccttctcctcctggtGAG AGCGTGGATGAGTGGCCTGTTCTTGGCCGATGGGATGTGCCATGGCAGTGGCCAACCGTGTCCCTCACAATGGTGGCCTGTGCAGTTAG TTCGCTTGTGACAGGAAAGGTTGGGCAATCAGTTTTGGAGTATGTAGGCTATCAAGCCGGAGAGGCCACTATTGATGAGAAGGCCGGGGTACTCTTCTTGGAACAACT TAATGTGACAACCGTAGCCATTGCAGTTATATTTGGCATCACCAATACTTTTCGGCCATTCTCGGATGACATACTTCGTTATG ATTTTAAGGAACCATTTAAGCTGCAAAACGGTTGGCTTCTGTGGGCTGGAATTGGCCTCTTCTTTGCTCTAATCTCCATTGCTTTAGCTGGATCTGCAATGACCTTTCTGAATGGTGAAAACACACAGAGAGAG ACTGACTCGCTAGTCCTTCTATTGCCACTGATTGGATCATCAAATATCAG CACTGCCTGTCTCCTGGGCATCACTGGggttcttgcaccaattttgGAGGAAACTGTGTTTAGAGGATTTCTACTGGTATCATTGACTATGTG GTTTTCTACTCCAGTATCTATTTTGATCACTGCTGCGGTGTTTGCCTTGGCTCATCTTACACCAGGAGAGTTTCCACAACTGTTTGTGCTTG GTGTGGCACTAGGATTCTCGTATTCTCAAACTCGCAATCTTCTTACTCCTATCACAATTCATGCTGTATGGAACAGTGGAGTAATATTGCTGCTAACCTTTCTTCAG